A window of Clostridioides sp. ES-S-0010-02 genomic DNA:
GAAGAAATCACCCATTGGCGAAAGACATGCAAATTCCAGAAGGTATAAAAATGGAAAGAAAAATAATGGAGCCTTTAAAGGGATTTTCTACATGCATAATTGACACAACTAATATGAAACCAAAAGACCTTAAAGAAGAAATAAAGAAAATATATTCTTCTGGTGAAGATAATCCTAATTTAACTATATCTGTAGTATCTTTTGGATTTAAACATGGTATACTTGCGGATGCAGATTTAGTATTTGATGTAAGATTTCTTCCTAATCCATATTATGTTGAAGAATTGAGATCTAAAACTGGTGACGATAAAGAAGTTAGAGATTATGTTATGAATTCTAAAATTAGTGAGGAATTTTATGTAAAACTTTTGGATATGATTCATTTCTTAGTACCTCAATATATAGAAGAAGGAAAACAACATCTAGTAATTGGTGTTGGATGTACAGGTGGAAGACATAGGTCAGTTACTATAACAAATCTTATAGCGGAGGATTTATCTAATAAAGGATATAGAGTTGTAAAAAAACACAGAGACTCTATGTTACGATAATGGAGGCAAACATGGCTAAATTACTTATTATTGTAGGAATTTTAGGTTGGATTGCATTAATTGTATCGTTATTTATATATAAGAAAGCAAAGAATGAAAAAGTAAGGTTATTTCAGAGGTCTGTTATTGAAAATAGAGACCCTAATGTAGTAGTAATAGGTGGAGGAACTGGTCAATCAGTGTTTCTGAGGGGGCTTAAACACTCTACGCAGAATATAACTGCGATTGTTACTGTTGCTGATGATGGTGGAGGTTCAGGAGTATTAAGAGAAGACTTAGGAATGCTTCCACCAGGAGATATAAGAAATTGCCTGTTAGCACTTGCAAATATAGAACCAACTATGAATGAAGTTATGCAATATAGGTTTACAGAGGGACTTTTAAAAGGTCAAAGTTTTGGGAATCTATTTTTAGCTGCTATGAATGGATTATATGGAAACTTTGAAAAAGCTGTGTATAAATTAAGTGAGATTTTTGCTATAACAGGTAGGGTTTTGCCAGTAACACTAGAAGATGTAAACTTAGTTGCCAAATTAAAAAATGGTGAAATAGTAAATGGCGAATCTAGTATACCTGAAGAATCAAAAAATCAAAAAAGTTCTATTGATGAGATTTTTTTAAATCCTAAAGATGTT
This region includes:
- the rapZ gene encoding RNase adapter RapZ; amino-acid sequence: MKFVIVTGLSGSGKSETMRALEDMGFYCVDNLPPALITKFAELCYQPNSSIDKVALGIDIRGRKFFEALHESLNYLEKENYEYEMVYLDCNDDVLLKRYKMTRRNHPLAKDMQIPEGIKMERKIMEPLKGFSTCIIDTTNMKPKDLKEEIKKIYSSGEDNPNLTISVVSFGFKHGILADADLVFDVRFLPNPYYVEELRSKTGDDKEVRDYVMNSKISEEFYVKLLDMIHFLVPQYIEEGKQHLVIGVGCTGGRHRSVTITNLIAEDLSNKGYRVVKKHRDSMLR
- a CDS encoding YvcK family protein encodes the protein MAKLLIIVGILGWIALIVSLFIYKKAKNEKVRLFQRSVIENRDPNVVVIGGGTGQSVFLRGLKHSTQNITAIVTVADDGGGSGVLREDLGMLPPGDIRNCLLALANIEPTMNEVMQYRFTEGLLKGQSFGNLFLAAMNGLYGNFEKAVYKLSEIFAITGRVLPVTLEDVNLVAKLKNGEIVNGESSIPEESKNQKSSIDEIFLNPKDVKPLGDVIASIYDADIIIMGPGSLYTSIIPNLLVDGVVDAIKASLAPKVYISNIMTQPGETEGYNVLEHINAIIKHTDNNLIDYVIANNEILPEGMLDLYKQDGAEQVLLDKKQKDKLKEMGIKTVEKNLIEIKNNYIRHDAKYISNIVIELALNHNYNKS